One stretch of Astatotilapia calliptera chromosome 3, fAstCal1.2, whole genome shotgun sequence DNA includes these proteins:
- the LOC113013771 gene encoding low affinity immunoglobulin gamma Fc region receptor II-a-like: MQPHTIKDSAFPQVVPNRQQFFELESISISCEGLNGLTGWRVMKKTKGHVRPCASTWETSTGPCNISNAYPSSDSGEYWCEIGGIQTTNTVNITVTDLGGPVILDSPVNPVTEGDNMALHCRKKDKKSNFTADFYKSGISIGHRPTVSMMNPTVSKSDEGVYKCSISDTGESAESWLIVRSLETRAQTEDSYFHLYLGVGVSMMVLLLLLAVTDLLSSQTLTLAVGRTAHGTSDC; encoded by the exons ATGCAGCCCCATACCATCAAAG ATTCAGCTTTTCCTCAGGTTGTTCCAAATAGACAGCAATTCTTTGAACTAGAGTCAATTTCAATTAGCTGTGAAGGACTGAATGGACTGACTGGATGGAGAGTGATGAAGAAGACAAAGGGACATGTTAGACCATGTGCGTCTACCTGGGAAACATCTACTGGACCTTGCAATATTAGTAATGCATATCCATCAAGTGACAGTGGAGAATACTGGTGTGAAATAGGAGGaatacaaacaacaaacactgtCAACATCACTGTAACTG ATTTAGGTGGTCCTGTGATCCTGGACAGCCCTGTGAATCCTGTAACGGAGGGAGATAACATGGCCTTACACTgtagaaaaaaggacaaaaaatctAACTTCACTGCTGATTTCTATAAAAGTGGCATCTCCATTGGTCATAGACCAACAGTAAGCATGATGAACCCCACTGTTTCCAAATCTGATGAAGGAGTCTACAAATGTAGCATCTCTGATACTGGAGAATCAGCAGAGAGCTGGCTAATTGTTAGAAGTCTGGAAACTCGTGCTCAAACTGAAGACAGTTATTTTCACCTATACCTTGGTGTCGGTGTTTCTATGATGGTTCTACTGCTGCTACTGGCAG TAACGGatctcctcagttcccagacaTTAACCTTAGCAGTCGGACGTACCGCCCACGGTACGTCCGACTGCTAA